Proteins co-encoded in one Pseudomonas beijingensis genomic window:
- a CDS encoding maltoporin, with protein MKTIINRGLAASCICLALPSSVQALEFSGYLRSGVGSATNGRSQSCFQLPGAQTKYRLGNECEQYGELELRQDLFTLDDGSVLSVDGMASLYNRYDRTPTFQGENGSARMPQMYAQWSNMPSLNGGSLWAGRRYYKRNDIHISDFYYWNQSATGGGIEDVLIGGLKYSYAFSRKDNLYQKDPVNRHDFNVAGFNTNPGGELEFGLSFIDRADRRDAHRGWALTAQHVQQDFLGGKNKLALQYGEGPGTGLGYTGDTGLDDSNKSYRLVEFFDWQVTPRFGGQVQAVYQKDIRPDGADQDWVSLGVRPAYAITDQFKLVAELGHDQVQASDGTRKLSKFTFAPTWSPKGPEFWARPEIRLYYTYASWNAAAQRAANELAAGSALSDTGAFGGARHGSNVGLQVEYWWK; from the coding sequence ATGAAAACAATAATAAACCGTGGCCTGGCCGCGTCCTGTATCTGCCTGGCGCTGCCGTCCTCGGTTCAGGCGCTGGAATTTTCCGGTTATCTGCGTAGCGGCGTCGGCAGCGCGACCAATGGCCGTTCCCAGTCCTGCTTCCAGCTACCCGGGGCGCAGACTAAATATCGGTTGGGTAACGAGTGCGAGCAGTACGGGGAACTGGAGCTGCGCCAGGACCTGTTCACCCTCGACGATGGCTCGGTGTTGAGCGTGGACGGCATGGCATCGCTGTACAACCGCTATGACCGCACGCCGACTTTCCAGGGTGAAAACGGCTCGGCCCGCATGCCGCAGATGTATGCCCAATGGTCGAACATGCCCAGCCTGAACGGCGGGTCGTTGTGGGCCGGTCGGCGTTACTACAAACGTAACGACATCCATATCTCGGATTTCTACTACTGGAACCAGAGCGCCACCGGTGGTGGGATCGAGGACGTGCTGATCGGTGGGCTGAAATACAGCTACGCCTTCTCGCGCAAGGACAACCTGTACCAGAAAGACCCGGTCAACCGGCATGACTTCAACGTCGCCGGTTTCAATACCAACCCCGGCGGCGAGCTGGAATTTGGCCTGAGCTTCATCGACCGGGCGGACCGTCGTGACGCCCATCGCGGTTGGGCACTGACTGCCCAGCATGTGCAGCAGGACTTCCTGGGCGGCAAGAATAAACTGGCCTTGCAGTACGGCGAGGGCCCAGGCACCGGGCTGGGGTATACCGGCGATACCGGGCTGGACGACAGCAACAAGAGCTATCGTCTGGTGGAGTTTTTCGATTGGCAGGTCACGCCGCGTTTTGGCGGGCAGGTGCAGGCGGTGTACCAGAAGGACATCCGCCCCGACGGCGCCGACCAGGACTGGGTGTCGTTGGGCGTTCGCCCGGCGTACGCCATCACCGACCAGTTCAAGCTGGTGGCCGAACTGGGCCACGACCAGGTGCAGGCCAGCGATGGAACACGCAAGCTGAGCAAATTCACCTTCGCGCCCACCTGGTCGCCCAAGGGCCCGGAATTCTGGGCTCGCCCGGAAATACGGCTCTATTACACCTACGCCAGTTGGAACGCGGCGGCCCAGCGAGCAGCCAATGAACTGGCTGCTGGCTCGGCGCTGTCGGACACCGGTGCGTTTGGCGGTGCGCGACATGGTTCCAACGTGGGCCTGCAGGTCGAATATTGGTGGAAATGA
- the ptsP gene encoding phosphoenolpyruvate--protein phosphotransferase, producing MNTTQPLQLLAPLSGVLMPLDSVPDPVFSSRVVGDGICIDPTSQTLCAPLSGVIGTLQDSAHAVSITADNGVQVLMHIGLDTVNLAGKGFTSRVAMGQRVEAGQPLIDFDADYIALHARSLLTLMLVVSGEPFRLLVDEATCVESGTPLLQVRSGEQGAVDEAQQGSVLFSRPLIVPNESGLHARPAAVLAQAAKGFEATIQLHKQQASANAKSLVAIMALQTAKGDRVQISAVGPQAGQAIEALEQLLLSGCGETVQAPLALEPTMTVEPSLPSRLRGVCASSGSAFGEVVQIASQVWDIDEAGGGIEAEQAALDQALEQATQALKALQDEAAGSVQAQIFRAHQELLEDPTLLEQAQALIAEGKSAAFAWKTATEASAALFQQSGSALLAERATDLADVGQRVLKLILGVQDNAWNLPEQAILVAEQLTPSQTASLDTSRIAGFVTVGGGATSHVAILARALGLPSLCGVAQSVLALDNGTRVLLDADGGELHVNPEQVLIEQRQAAGDRQRQRHQRDLEQSALAARTLDGHRVEVSANVGSLRDVEQAMALGGEGVGLLRSELLYLDRVHPPGHDEQATLYSAVARALGPERNLVVRTLDVGGDKPLAYVPMAHEANPFLGMRGIRLCLERPQLLREQFRAILACSGLARLHIMLPMVTQLAELRLARQMLDEEVRHLGLKQAPKLGIMIEVPAAALMADLFAPEVDFFSIGTNDLTQYTLAMDRDHPRLASQADGLHPSVLRLVARTVEAARAHGKWVGMCGALASEPLAVPVLLGLGVDELSVSVPLIPSIKACVREWSLSECRTLAQQALAQESAEQVRDLLRTHSSTANPATLATEH from the coding sequence ATGAACACAACGCAACCTTTGCAATTGCTCGCACCGCTGTCCGGGGTCCTGATGCCTTTGGACAGTGTGCCGGATCCAGTCTTCTCCAGCCGTGTGGTGGGGGATGGCATCTGCATCGATCCGACCTCGCAGACCCTTTGCGCGCCGCTGTCCGGCGTCATCGGCACACTTCAGGACAGCGCCCATGCGGTGAGTATCACCGCTGACAACGGTGTCCAGGTACTGATGCACATCGGCCTGGACACGGTCAACCTGGCGGGTAAGGGCTTCACCTCGCGGGTGGCAATGGGGCAACGGGTCGAGGCCGGCCAGCCGCTGATCGATTTCGATGCCGACTACATCGCCTTGCATGCGCGCAGTCTGTTGACGCTGATGCTGGTGGTCAGCGGCGAACCCTTCCGCCTACTTGTGGACGAGGCGACTTGCGTCGAAAGCGGCACGCCGTTGTTGCAGGTACGCTCAGGTGAGCAAGGGGCGGTTGATGAGGCGCAGCAGGGCTCGGTGCTGTTTTCCCGGCCGCTGATCGTGCCCAATGAAAGCGGCCTGCATGCCCGTCCTGCCGCGGTGCTCGCCCAAGCGGCCAAGGGGTTCGAGGCCACTATTCAACTGCATAAACAGCAAGCCAGCGCCAACGCCAAGTCCCTGGTGGCGATCATGGCGTTGCAGACGGCCAAGGGTGACCGCGTGCAGATCAGTGCCGTCGGCCCCCAGGCCGGGCAGGCCATCGAGGCGTTGGAACAGTTGCTGCTGTCGGGATGCGGCGAAACGGTGCAAGCGCCGCTGGCGTTGGAGCCGACCATGACCGTCGAACCGTCGCTGCCCAGCCGGCTGCGGGGCGTCTGCGCGTCGTCCGGTTCGGCGTTTGGCGAAGTGGTCCAGATCGCCTCCCAGGTGTGGGACATCGACGAGGCGGGCGGCGGCATCGAGGCTGAGCAGGCGGCCCTGGATCAAGCATTGGAGCAGGCGACGCAAGCCTTGAAGGCTTTGCAGGACGAGGCGGCGGGCAGCGTCCAGGCGCAGATTTTTCGGGCCCATCAAGAGTTGTTGGAAGACCCCACCTTGCTGGAGCAGGCCCAAGCCTTGATCGCCGAGGGCAAGAGCGCGGCATTCGCCTGGAAAACCGCCACCGAGGCGAGCGCCGCGCTGTTCCAGCAATCGGGCAGCGCTTTGCTGGCCGAGCGCGCAACGGACCTGGCCGATGTCGGGCAACGGGTGCTCAAGCTGATCCTGGGGGTGCAGGACAACGCCTGGAACCTGCCTGAACAGGCGATCCTGGTGGCCGAGCAACTGACGCCGTCCCAGACCGCCAGCCTCGACACCTCACGCATCGCCGGTTTCGTCACCGTGGGCGGCGGCGCTACCAGCCATGTCGCGATCCTGGCCCGTGCGCTGGGCCTGCCCTCGTTGTGTGGCGTGGCGCAATCCGTGCTGGCCCTGGATAACGGCACCCGGGTGTTGCTGGACGCCGACGGCGGCGAATTGCACGTCAATCCGGAGCAGGTCCTGATCGAGCAACGTCAGGCCGCGGGTGACCGGCAGCGCCAGCGACATCAGCGTGACCTGGAACAGTCGGCCCTGGCGGCTCGGACCCTTGACGGCCATCGCGTCGAAGTCAGTGCCAATGTTGGGTCGCTGCGGGACGTGGAGCAGGCCATGGCCCTGGGAGGCGAAGGCGTGGGACTGTTGCGCTCCGAACTGCTCTATCTGGATCGCGTGCACCCACCTGGCCATGACGAGCAAGCGACCCTCTACAGCGCCGTCGCCCGGGCGCTTGGGCCTGAGCGCAACCTGGTGGTTCGCACCCTGGACGTGGGCGGCGACAAGCCGCTGGCCTATGTACCGATGGCTCATGAGGCCAACCCATTCCTGGGCATGCGTGGTATTCGCCTGTGCCTGGAACGGCCGCAGTTGCTGCGCGAACAGTTCCGGGCAATTCTTGCCTGTTCGGGGTTGGCACGGCTGCACATCATGTTGCCCATGGTCACGCAATTGGCGGAGCTGCGCCTGGCGCGGCAGATGCTGGACGAAGAGGTCCGCCACCTGGGACTCAAGCAGGCGCCGAAGCTGGGCATCATGATCGAAGTGCCGGCGGCGGCGCTGATGGCCGACCTGTTTGCCCCTGAAGTGGATTTCTTCTCCATCGGCACCAACGATCTGACCCAATACACCCTGGCCATGGACCGTGACCACCCGCGTCTGGCCAGCCAGGCCGATGGCCTGCATCCCTCGGTGTTGCGCCTGGTCGCCCGTACGGTCGAAGCCGCTCGCGCCCACGGCAAGTGGGTTGGGATGTGTGGCGCGCTAGCCTCGGAACCCCTGGCGGTGCCGGTGTTGTTAGGGTTGGGCGTGGATGAATTGTCGGTCAGCGTGCCGCTGATTCCGTCGATCAAGGCCTGCGTGCGTGAATGGAGCCTGAGCGAGTGCCGCACGCTGGCTCAACAGGCCTTGGCCCAGGAAAGCGCGGAGCAGGTGCGTGACCTCCTGCGTACTCACTCATCCACCGCCAACCCGGCCACCTTGGCCACGGAGCATTGA
- a CDS encoding PTS transporter subunit EIIB, which translates to MFDKLQQAFWKALTPDLVPEEPKQSPAVEGLAPAIIAALGGAENLKSHQPVALTRLRVELRDVTRIDRAGLSVAGVMGVMMLDNGVVHLITGLQG; encoded by the coding sequence ATGTTCGACAAACTACAACAGGCTTTCTGGAAAGCCCTGACCCCGGACCTGGTACCCGAAGAGCCCAAGCAGTCGCCAGCGGTTGAAGGGCTGGCGCCAGCCATCATCGCCGCGTTGGGCGGCGCGGAAAACCTCAAGTCCCATCAACCCGTGGCCTTGACGCGGCTGCGGGTAGAACTGCGGGACGTAACGCGGATCGATCGGGCCGGGTTGAGCGTCGCCGGTGTGATGGGGGTGATGATGCTGGACAACGGCGTGGTGCATCTGATTACCGGCTTGCAGGGCTGA